In the genome of Marinomonas algicola, the window CCAAAGATTGTCGAGCTTGTTCTGCTGTACTTAACGAACGGTCCTGTGCTTTTGAGAGCAAATTATTTTGCAAATACAACACGCTTTCATAGATGGATTTGGTTACCTTATTACTCAGATGAATAAGGTTTTTTTGATGATTATTCAAGCGAATTGAGAGCTCAATAACCGGGGCTAATGCGTCTTCGTATGTTTGAATCATGGGATTAAAGACATCCCCAAAACCGATATTATCAATGTTGCTTTTTAACGTGTTAATAGACTCTTTTAATTTGTTTGCGTGGTTCTCATCACTGTAAGCCAGAAAGTCTTTTTCAAGGTTGCGTACTTCTTTAAAGCCTGCCGCAAAGTTCGCTAAAGGCTTAAGTTGCTCTGCCAGTAATGCGGCCGATTGATTTAGCTCCCCTAATGCTCCAGTGTCTCCACTGAGACCTAAGCTTTTTTGAGTAGTTAAGTTATTGTTAATGAGCTCAAGGTAGTTTGGTAAGACGGTTTGATTTTGAAAAAGTAATTCTTTGCCTACTTTGTCAATTAGATCGGGTCTAATTAGAAAGCCTTTAGCAATACTGTTTTCTATAGCAATGAGCTCTTGGCTTAATAAATCAATATTGTCTTTATTCAGTTGTGTCATTTCTCTTTCGAATTTAAGCAATGATACTTCTAGGTTTTTGACTTGATTTGTGAGTTCATTGAGCTCTCTTGCGTCGTTTGAGGCATGCGATATTTGCGCTAAGTTATAGACAGAATAAGCACCAAAACCAGCGTAACCGATGCAAACTAGGAGAGCGATAGAAATGAGTTTTTGACGTACGGATAAAGCAATGGTCATGTTGATATCCTCTAGACAGATACTTATTCACAAAGGAATAAGCTAACGGAACATAAAAAAAGGCCTGTTTAAATTTCACGAGATAAACAGGCCTAAAAAGTATGCTGGAAGCATTAAGATAACCTGCAAGAGAACAGTTTAACTTAAGGGTTTTCAAACGAGCTGATTCGTCCTAAATCCAGTATGGATCGACTGCTATGGTGTCGTACTGTACTCGCTTTATTTACAGTAAAGGACTCTGAAGAGCTATAGAATCGTTAAGAATCAATGTAAAGTTAGACGACAAACAAACTAATCAAGGTTAATTGCCATGTATTACCTTGTTGCGATGTATTACTTTGTCCCAACGTGAAAAGAAAACCTTTATAACGCATTGCTAACTGGGTAATTTGAGTGTCCTATTTGCAAACATGAGTGGTGCTTTCTTAATTTTAAGATAGTCTGGATAGATTAGGAGAAATGATGAGTATCAAGAATTATTCACTGGGTCAGGTAGGCGATTACGAAATTAAGCAATTAAAAGTGTTTAAAACCGTTGTCGATTGCGGTGGCTTCTCTGCGGCTGAAACCTCACTTAATATTGGTCGTTCAACCATTAGCTTACATATTTCTAATCTAGAATCTCGTCTTAACTTGGTTTTATGCAAGCGAGGACGAGCGGGCTTTTCGCTTACAGAGGAAGGTGTCATTATCTATAAAATGACAGAAAACCTAATTGAATCTCTGGATGAGTTCCGCACGACAGTGAATAATTTGAACTCCAGTTTGACCGGTAAGTTGAGAATCGCTCTTTCAGATAAAGTGAGTCTTGATCCCCGTAGTCATTTTCCAGAATTGATTCAACGTTTTTCGATTGAAGCATTGGATGTCTCAATTACGACCAATATTTCTTCCATGTCGAATATTGAGCGTATGATTTTAAATGATGAGGCTGATGTTGGTTTTATTCCTTATCATCGCAAGTTGGATGGTTTGGATTATGTTCACTTATACAGTGATAACTGCTATCTGTATTGCGGTAAAAGTCACCCACTCGCGTCTCTTTCAGAAGTCGAGCAATCCGAACAAGCTGATATTTTTCCTGCTACTCATGCTGGCTTAAAACCCCATGAAGCGGTTAGCCATCAAATCTCTCATATGAATTTAACGGCTATTTCATACTTTTATGACAGTCGGTTAGCGCTTATTCTATCGGGCCAGTACATAGGCTTTTTACCAGAAGCCTATGCACAACCTTATTTAGAAAAGGGTGACATAGCGGTCGTAGCCCCAAATGAACGATCCTATACGTTGGGAGTGGCGGTTATTTCGAAAAAAACAGCACAACCCAATAAACCTAGGGAGCTTTTCCTCAAGGTATTGCATCAAACTGTGGATGAGCTGGTGGTTGCGCCTTATTAAGTCGGTCGAAACAGGCTTATCCACTATTTATCTTTAGGGTGAGCAAAAATATAGCCATCAAATTCTGGGTCATCTGTGTCAGATAATGTAAATAAGGTTTGCTTTACATTTTCTAAATGTTGCCACATGGCTTTTCTAGCGCCTTCAGCGTTGCGTTTTCGTAATTGTAAAAGGACCTGTTTATGATCTTCTATCCATTGACCGTGGTATGACGAGTCGTTAATTCTTGCATGTAATTTTTGCCACATTGGGTTGCCGTCTCGCATATCCCAAATTCTGGTAACCGTATCGAGTAATAAGGTGTTCTGAGTGGCTTTCGCGATTAATAAATGGAAGTCTCTGTCCGCTT includes:
- a CDS encoding LysR family transcriptional regulator, coding for MSIKNYSLGQVGDYEIKQLKVFKTVVDCGGFSAAETSLNIGRSTISLHISNLESRLNLVLCKRGRAGFSLTEEGVIIYKMTENLIESLDEFRTTVNNLNSSLTGKLRIALSDKVSLDPRSHFPELIQRFSIEALDVSITTNISSMSNIERMILNDEADVGFIPYHRKLDGLDYVHLYSDNCYLYCGKSHPLASLSEVEQSEQADIFPATHAGLKPHEAVSHQISHMNLTAISYFYDSRLALILSGQYIGFLPEAYAQPYLEKGDIAVVAPNERSYTLGVAVISKKTAQPNKPRELFLKVLHQTVDELVVAPY